The Uruburuella testudinis genome window below encodes:
- the dnaX gene encoding DNA polymerase III subunit gamma/tau, producing MAYQVLARKWRPKTFADLVGQEHVVKALRNALDKGRLHHAYLLTGTRGVGKTTIARILAKSLNCEHTEHGEPCGVCESCTQIDAGRYVDLLEIDAASNTGIDNIREVLENAQYAPTVGKYKVYIIDEVHMLSKSAFNAMLKTLEEPPEHVKFILATTDPHKVPITVLSRCLQFVLRNMTGQQVADHLAYVLAEEKIAFEPAALQLLGRAAMGSMRDALSLLDQAIAMGSGSVGEQDVRQMIGAVDKRYLYELLQYIVNQDGESLLQKAQEMAARAIGFDSALSELAMLLQRLALLKTVPTAIGSDDPEYEILLRLSQYLSDEQIQLYYQCAIHGKQDLSLAPDEYAGFVMTLLRMLAFTPMAAKPYDIDDVVEGTQLHNPAHTESAEKKPLTLPDMPAVAVEIPQQTQPAAAVPQELPAGKTAAVQAETEIPPWEEAAPAVEAASSLEVAPVSEKQTSAPSLPESETVPTIADETYADSETVAENHDGIPAGALYFAPDIEPEDDTGYADYGEPPLSAAVAELVADVEDDEDTAEAETAADEPVFVPLPEFLPENWAAIVKRLAPKLGAAQMLTRHAAWTAYHADTGLMLLALTAEARATTNKERLDKIQNTLAEAYDLNLKLQTEPWRDDAGWETPDMRYKRLQREGRRHAQTLLEADAAAQDILQLFEAEWLPDTLVLAEQED from the coding sequence ATGGCTTATCAAGTGCTTGCCCGTAAGTGGCGGCCGAAAACCTTTGCCGATTTGGTGGGGCAGGAGCATGTAGTCAAAGCGCTGCGCAACGCGCTCGACAAAGGCCGTCTGCATCACGCTTACCTGCTCACCGGCACCCGCGGCGTGGGCAAAACCACCATTGCGCGCATTCTCGCCAAAAGCCTCAATTGCGAGCATACGGAGCATGGCGAACCGTGCGGCGTATGTGAAAGCTGCACTCAAATCGATGCCGGCCGTTATGTTGATTTGTTGGAAATCGATGCGGCATCCAATACCGGTATCGACAATATCCGAGAAGTGTTGGAAAACGCCCAATATGCACCCACGGTGGGCAAATATAAAGTCTACATCATCGATGAAGTGCACATGCTTTCAAAAAGCGCGTTCAACGCCATGCTCAAAACGCTGGAAGAGCCGCCCGAGCATGTGAAATTCATTCTGGCCACCACCGATCCGCACAAAGTGCCGATTACTGTGTTGAGCCGCTGCCTGCAATTTGTGTTGCGCAATATGACCGGCCAGCAGGTGGCCGACCATTTGGCCTATGTGCTGGCAGAAGAAAAAATTGCTTTCGAGCCTGCCGCCTTGCAGCTGCTCGGCCGTGCGGCCATGGGATCGATGCGTGATGCGTTAAGTTTGCTTGATCAGGCCATTGCGATGGGTTCGGGCAGTGTCGGCGAACAAGATGTCCGCCAAATGATTGGGGCTGTTGATAAACGCTATCTTTATGAATTATTGCAGTATATTGTCAATCAAGACGGCGAATCGCTGTTGCAGAAAGCGCAGGAAATGGCCGCCCGTGCCATCGGCTTCGATAGCGCATTAAGCGAATTGGCTATGCTGCTGCAACGTTTGGCCTTATTGAAAACCGTGCCGACAGCCATTGGCAGCGATGACCCCGAATATGAAATCTTGCTGCGCCTGTCGCAATATTTGAGTGATGAGCAGATTCAGCTTTATTACCAATGCGCCATTCACGGCAAACAAGATTTAAGCCTTGCGCCCGACGAATATGCCGGTTTTGTGATGACCTTGCTGCGGATGCTGGCGTTTACTCCGATGGCGGCCAAGCCCTACGATATCGATGATGTGGTTGAGGGAACGCAACTGCATAATCCTGCGCATACGGAATCTGCCGAAAAAAAGCCGTTGACTCTGCCTGATATGCCGGCTGTTGCGGTGGAAATACCACAGCAAACACAACCGGCAGCCGCAGTGCCTCAGGAATTGCCGGCGGGCAAAACGGCAGCCGTTCAGGCAGAGACGGAAATCCCACCTTGGGAGGAGGCTGCGCCGGCAGTTGAGGCAGCTTCGTCGCTTGAGGTTGCGCCGGTGTCCGAAAAGCAGACATCTGCACCCTCACTGCCGGAGTCGGAGACTGTGCCGACTATTGCAGATGAAACTTATGCTGATTCTGAAACGGTTGCTGAAAATCATGACGGCATACCGGCTGGTGCATTGTATTTTGCGCCGGATATCGAGCCGGAAGATGATACCGGATACGCTGATTATGGCGAACCGCCTTTGTCTGCCGCAGTAGCCGAATTGGTGGCAGACGTTGAAGACGATGAGGATACGGCAGAAGCCGAAACGGCGGCAGATGAGCCGGTATTTGTGCCTTTGCCGGAATTTTTACCGGAAAATTGGGCGGCTATTGTCAAGCGGCTGGCGCCGAAGCTGGGTGCCGCGCAAATGCTGACCCGCCACGCCGCCTGGACGGCGTATCATGCCGATACCGGCCTGATGCTGTTGGCGCTGACGGCAGAAGCACGGGCGACTACCAATAAAGAGCGTTTGGACAAAATTCAAAACACCTTGGCTGAAGCTTACGACCTGAATTTGAAATTGCAAACCGAGCCCTGGCGTGATGATGCCGGCTGGGAAACTCCCGATATGCGCTACAAACGCTTGCAACGCGAGGGGCGTCGCCATGCGCAAACATTGCTTGAGGCCGATGCTGCGGCGCAAGATATCTTGCAGCTGTTTGAGGCTGAATGGCTGCCGGATACTTTAGTGTTGGCCGAACAGGAAGACTAG
- the efp gene encoding elongation factor P, whose translation MKTAQELRSGNVFMVGNDPMVVQKTEYIKGGRSSAKVSMKLKNLLTGAATETIYKADDKFDVVVLARKNCTYSYFADPMYVFMDEEFNQYEIEAENIGDNLKFIVDGMEDVCEVTFYEGNPISVELPTIIVREVEYTEPAVKGDTSGKVMKTARLIGGTEIQVMSYVENGDKIEIDTRTGEFRKRA comes from the coding sequence ATGAAAACCGCACAAGAATTGCGCTCAGGCAACGTATTTATGGTGGGCAACGACCCGATGGTGGTACAAAAAACCGAATACATCAAAGGCGGCCGCAGCTCGGCCAAAGTGAGCATGAAGCTGAAAAACCTGCTCACCGGCGCCGCTACCGAAACCATCTATAAAGCCGACGACAAATTCGATGTCGTGGTGCTGGCCCGCAAAAACTGCACCTACAGCTACTTTGCCGACCCGATGTATGTATTTATGGATGAAGAGTTCAACCAATATGAAATCGAAGCCGAAAACATCGGCGACAACCTGAAATTTATCGTAGACGGCATGGAAGACGTGTGCGAAGTAACCTTCTACGAAGGTAACCCCATTTCCGTAGAGCTGCCCACCATCATCGTGCGCGAAGTGGAATACACCGAGCCGGCTGTTAAAGGCGACACTTCAGGCAAAGTGATGAAAACCGCACGCCTGATCGGTGGCACCGAAATCCAAGTGATGTCTTATGTGGAAAACGGCGACAAAATCGAAATCGATACCCGCACCGGCGAATTCCGCAAACGCGCTTAA
- the priB gene encoding primosomal replication protein N encodes MENLLTLAAQIAEIGSLRYTPAGIPVLDVVLKHESWQQENGQQCLVKFEMPAKIIGEEAVQWQHRKNIMVEVSGFLAQRSKRFPRPILRIQNIQEYKG; translated from the coding sequence TTGGAAAATCTTCTTACCCTTGCTGCGCAAATTGCCGAAATCGGCAGCCTGCGCTACACCCCCGCCGGTATTCCCGTGCTTGATGTGGTGTTGAAACATGAATCCTGGCAGCAGGAAAACGGCCAGCAATGCTTGGTTAAGTTTGAAATGCCGGCCAAGATTATCGGTGAGGAAGCTGTGCAGTGGCAGCATCGGAAAAATATAATGGTGGAAGTGAGCGGTTTTCTTGCACAAAGAAGCAAACGCTTTCCACGGCCGATACTGCGGATACAAAACATTCAAGAATATAAAGGTTAA
- the rpsF gene encoding 30S ribosomal protein S6 — protein sequence MRHYEIVFIVHPDQSEQVPAMVERYKTMITEANGTIHRLEDWGRRQLAYPINKIHKAHYVLMNIEATPEVVEEIETAFRFNDAVLRHLTIKTKHAVTEASPMMKDEKSKSLLSNSGAAEEAKEETAEA from the coding sequence ATGCGTCATTATGAGATCGTGTTTATCGTTCACCCTGATCAAAGCGAGCAAGTGCCCGCAATGGTTGAACGCTACAAAACCATGATTACCGAAGCCAACGGTACCATCCACCGTTTGGAAGACTGGGGCCGCCGCCAACTGGCTTACCCGATCAATAAAATCCACAAAGCACATTATGTTTTGATGAACATCGAAGCAACGCCGGAAGTGGTTGAAGAAATCGAAACCGCTTTCCGCTTCAACGATGCGGTATTGCGCCACCTGACCATCAAAACCAAACATGCCGTTACCGAAGCTTCTCCGATGATGAAAGACGAGAAATCGAAAAGCCTGCTGAGCAACAGCGGCGCGGCTGAAGAAGCTAAAGAAGAAACTGCCGAAGCTTAA
- a CDS encoding YbaB/EbfC family nucleoid-associated protein, which produces MFGKAGLGGLMKQAQQMQENMKKAQAKLTETEVSGEAGNGLVKVTMTCNHVLRKLDISEELIQEAADDKEMLEDLILAAINDAGAKAEETTSKTMGAFTQGLPPGMGDFFR; this is translated from the coding sequence ATGTTTGGAAAAGCCGGATTGGGCGGCTTGATGAAGCAAGCCCAGCAAATGCAGGAAAATATGAAAAAAGCGCAGGCCAAGCTTACCGAAACCGAAGTGAGCGGCGAGGCCGGCAACGGTTTGGTGAAAGTCACCATGACGTGCAATCATGTTTTGCGCAAACTGGATATCAGCGAAGAGCTGATTCAAGAAGCCGCCGATGATAAAGAAATGCTGGAAGACTTGATTTTGGCGGCCATTAATGATGCCGGCGCCAAAGCCGAAGAAACCACCAGCAAAACCATGGGCGCATTCACGCAAGGCCTGCCGCCCGGCATGGGGGATTTTTTCCGGTAA
- the recR gene encoding recombination mediator RecR, translated as MSKTPDAFTRLINALKVLPNVGPKSAQRMAYQLLQHNREGAAELAGALQNALNLVHHCSGCNTFCENEQCEICADTGRDSRRLMIVHMPADVASMEAAHCHDGLYFVLMGQVSPAQGMDLNHIALEKLVSRLQNSAVEEIIIATNFTAEGDATAYVLSELFKNLPYKVSRLARGMPLGGELEYVDAGTLAQAVYERRLLKE; from the coding sequence ATGTCTAAAACACCCGATGCGTTTACCCGTTTAATCAATGCTTTAAAAGTATTGCCCAATGTCGGCCCCAAATCGGCGCAACGTATGGCTTACCAACTGTTGCAGCACAACCGGGAAGGTGCGGCCGAATTGGCGGGGGCTTTGCAAAATGCCCTAAACTTGGTGCATCATTGCAGCGGCTGCAATACTTTTTGCGAAAACGAACAGTGTGAAATCTGTGCCGACACCGGCCGTGACAGCCGCCGCTTGATGATTGTGCATATGCCGGCCGATGTGGCCAGCATGGAAGCGGCTCATTGTCATGACGGGCTTTATTTTGTGTTGATGGGGCAAGTCAGCCCGGCTCAGGGCATGGATTTGAATCATATTGCGCTGGAAAAATTGGTAAGCCGGCTGCAAAACAGCGCAGTCGAAGAAATCATCATCGCCACCAATTTTACCGCTGAGGGCGATGCGACCGCTTATGTGTTGTCTGAATTATTTAAAAATCTGCCTTATAAAGTAAGCCGTCTGGCGCGCGGTATGCCTTTGGGCGGCGAGCTGGAATATGTGGATGCGGGCACGCTGGCACAAGCGGTGTATGAGCGGCGATTGTTGAAAGAGTGA
- a CDS encoding AMP-binding protein, which translates to MEKIWLQSYQEGVSAEVDVRQFSSIVDVFRQSTERYADRTAFINMDKTMSFGELAEAAGRFSSFLQHHLKLKRGDRVAIMMPNLLQYPVALFGALQAGMVVVNVNPLYTPRELEHQLKDSGATTIVVLENFADTLEMVLPRTQIQNVVITAIGDLLGGFKGWITNFVVRKIKKMVPKYELPGAIPFKQALAIGREKPFEPVEITLEDTAFLQYTGGTTGVAKGAELTHANICANVVQAKEWIRQDLSRDGEVAVNALPLYHIFALTVNLMIFMELGATNLLITNPRDQAALIKDMQKHQATVFIGVNTLFNALINQDAFKAMDFSRWKLSLGGGMAVQKAVADKWQSITGIPIIEAYGLTETSPGVAINPLNIKAYTGSIGLPISNTDIEIRDEQGRPVATGEPGELWVKGPQVMKGYWKRPEETEKVLDSKGFLATGDIAVVDEKGWIKLVDRKKDMIVVSGFNVYPNEVEDVIAQHPKVLEVACIGVDHEKTGEALKLFVVKKEASLTEQELIDYARGELTAYKVPKLIEFRDELPKSNVGKILRRELRQEETKKA; encoded by the coding sequence ATGGAGAAAATCTGGTTACAAAGCTATCAGGAAGGTGTCAGCGCAGAAGTTGATGTCCGCCAGTTTAGCTCAATTGTCGATGTATTCCGACAAAGCACCGAACGCTATGCTGATCGCACTGCGTTTATCAATATGGATAAAACCATGAGCTTCGGCGAGTTGGCCGAAGCGGCCGGTCGGTTTTCATCATTTTTACAGCATCATCTCAAACTCAAACGCGGTGACCGCGTGGCCATTATGATGCCCAACCTGCTGCAATATCCGGTTGCATTATTCGGCGCCCTGCAAGCCGGTATGGTTGTTGTGAATGTTAATCCGCTTTATACCCCGCGGGAATTGGAACATCAGCTCAAAGACAGCGGCGCCACCACCATTGTGGTGTTGGAAAACTTTGCCGACACACTCGAAATGGTGCTGCCGCGTACACAAATCCAAAACGTGGTCATCACCGCTATCGGCGATTTGCTGGGCGGTTTCAAAGGCTGGATAACCAATTTTGTGGTGCGGAAAATCAAAAAAATGGTGCCGAAATATGAATTGCCCGGCGCCATCCCCTTCAAACAAGCCTTGGCCATCGGCCGGGAAAAACCGTTTGAGCCGGTAGAAATTACGCTGGAAGACACTGCCTTTCTGCAATACACCGGCGGCACCACCGGCGTGGCCAAAGGTGCCGAGCTGACCCATGCCAACATTTGCGCCAATGTGGTGCAGGCCAAAGAATGGATCAGGCAGGATCTCAGCCGCGACGGCGAAGTCGCAGTGAATGCCCTGCCGCTCTACCACATTTTTGCGCTTACCGTTAATCTGATGATTTTTATGGAATTGGGGGCCACCAACCTGCTGATTACCAACCCGCGCGACCAAGCCGCCCTGATTAAAGACATGCAAAAACACCAAGCCACCGTGTTTATCGGTGTGAACACTTTATTTAATGCACTGATCAACCAAGATGCATTTAAAGCCATGGATTTTTCGCGCTGGAAGCTTTCGCTCGGCGGCGGTATGGCTGTACAAAAAGCCGTGGCCGACAAATGGCAAAGCATTACCGGCATTCCCATCATCGAAGCCTACGGTCTTACCGAAACCAGCCCCGGCGTTGCCATCAATCCGCTCAACATCAAAGCCTATACCGGCAGTATCGGTTTGCCGATTTCCAACACTGATATTGAAATCCGCGACGAACAAGGCCGCCCGGTTGCGACAGGCGAGCCCGGCGAACTGTGGGTCAAAGGCCCGCAAGTGATGAAAGGCTATTGGAAACGCCCAGAAGAAACCGAAAAAGTGCTCGACAGCAAAGGTTTTCTGGCCACCGGCGATATTGCCGTTGTGGATGAAAAAGGCTGGATCAAACTGGTTGACCGCAAAAAAGACATGATTGTCGTATCAGGCTTCAACGTGTATCCGAATGAAGTGGAAGATGTGATCGCCCAACACCCGAAAGTGTTGGAAGTGGCCTGTATCGGCGTTGATCATGAAAAAACCGGCGAAGCACTGAAGCTTTTTGTGGTGAAAAAAGAAGCATCACTTACCGAACAAGAGCTGATTGACTACGCCCGTGGCGAGCTGACTGCTTATAAAGTGCCGAAACTGATTGAGTTTCGCGATGAATTGCCCAAATCAAACGTGGGTAAAATCTTGCGCCGCGAACTTCGCCAGGAAGAAACCAAAAAAGCATAG
- the rplI gene encoding 50S ribosomal protein L9, whose protein sequence is MQIILLEKIGGLGNLGDVVTVKNGYARNFLIPSGKAKRATEANMKEFEARRADLEAKQAEILADAQARQEKLDGQTITVAQKAGVDGRLFGSVTNADIAEAIRATGIEAAKSNVRLPEGPFKAVGEYEVEVALHTDAVAKITVAVVPAVE, encoded by the coding sequence ATGCAAATCATTCTGTTAGAAAAAATCGGCGGCCTGGGTAATCTGGGTGACGTAGTAACCGTGAAAAACGGTTATGCCCGCAACTTTTTGATTCCCAGCGGTAAAGCCAAACGTGCAACCGAAGCCAACATGAAAGAATTCGAAGCACGCCGCGCCGACCTGGAAGCCAAACAGGCTGAAATTTTGGCCGATGCGCAAGCCCGCCAAGAAAAACTGGACGGCCAAACCATCACCGTAGCGCAAAAAGCCGGTGTTGACGGCCGCCTGTTCGGCTCTGTAACCAACGCTGATATCGCCGAAGCCATCCGCGCCACCGGTATTGAAGCAGCCAAATCCAATGTACGCCTGCCGGAAGGCCCTTTCAAGGCTGTCGGCGAGTACGAAGTGGAAGTGGCGCTGCACACTGATGCCGTAGCTAAAATTACCGTAGCGGTTGTGCCTGCTGTCGAGTAA
- the mltB gene encoding lytic murein transglycosylase B, with product MKKIAVPLTAALILAACSAPQPPEGSNAPETAVVPQAQRPVFDDAAESVAISGFNGNANVQRFIDYEVKSGRFSYNELQNFFGGVAYKGNIINIMNRPGTSKPWYEFRQANAGGSRVSAGKQFYAKNKGVIDAVAKSYGVPAEIIVAIVGIETNYGTNMGSFRVADSLSTLAFDYPRRAEFFQKELNEFLLMAKAEKRDVFSFKGSYAGAMGMPQFMPSSFRKYAVDYDGDGFHDIWNNVGDVAASVANYMKAHGWKTNGKMVVPVSLTINQELQSIIDEKTALTRTVADFKRLGVQPQEGVADDEKAILYRLETSPGVYEYYLGLNNFYAVWQYNHSRMYVTAVRDIANGVSGNYRL from the coding sequence ATGAAAAAAATTGCCGTTCCGCTCACTGCTGCGCTGATTTTGGCTGCCTGTAGTGCGCCGCAGCCACCGGAGGGCAGTAACGCGCCCGAAACCGCGGTAGTGCCGCAAGCCCAGCGGCCGGTGTTTGATGATGCTGCCGAATCGGTAGCTATCAGTGGCTTTAACGGCAATGCCAATGTGCAGCGCTTTATCGATTATGAGGTAAAAAGCGGCCGATTCTCGTATAACGAGCTGCAAAACTTTTTCGGCGGTGTTGCATACAAAGGCAACATTATCAATATCATGAACCGCCCCGGCACTTCTAAGCCGTGGTATGAATTCCGCCAAGCTAATGCCGGCGGCAGCCGCGTCAGCGCGGGCAAGCAGTTTTATGCGAAAAACAAAGGGGTGATTGATGCGGTGGCGAAGAGTTACGGTGTGCCGGCTGAAATCATTGTCGCGATTGTGGGCATTGAAACCAATTACGGCACCAATATGGGCAGCTTCCGGGTAGCCGATTCGCTGAGCACGCTGGCATTCGATTACCCGCGCCGTGCCGAATTTTTCCAAAAAGAATTGAATGAATTTCTGTTGATGGCAAAAGCTGAAAAGCGTGATGTGTTCAGCTTTAAAGGCAGCTATGCCGGTGCCATGGGTATGCCGCAGTTTATGCCGTCAAGCTTTCGCAAATACGCGGTGGATTATGATGGTGACGGCTTCCATGATATTTGGAACAACGTCGGCGATGTGGCCGCTTCGGTGGCCAACTATATGAAAGCGCACGGTTGGAAAACCAACGGCAAGATGGTGGTGCCGGTGTCGCTCACCATTAATCAGGAGTTACAAAGCATTATCGACGAAAAAACCGCGCTCACCCGCACCGTAGCCGATTTCAAACGTTTGGGTGTTCAACCGCAGGAAGGGGTAGCTGATGATGAAAAAGCCATCTTATATCGCCTCGAAACCAGCCCGGGGGTGTATGAGTATTATCTCGGTCTGAATAATTTTTATGCCGTTTGGCAATACAACCACAGCCGTATGTATGTGACTGCCGTGCGCGATATCGCCAACGGTGTCAGCGGCAATTACCGCCTGTAA
- the rpsR gene encoding 30S ribosomal protein S18: MARQSFKRRKFCRFTAEKIQEVDYKQVDLLKDFIAENGKIIPARITGTKAGYQRQLSVAVKRARFLALLPYTDQHK; this comes from the coding sequence ATGGCTCGTCAATCATTCAAACGTAGAAAATTCTGCCGTTTCACGGCTGAAAAAATCCAAGAAGTGGATTACAAACAAGTAGACCTGTTGAAAGACTTTATCGCTGAAAACGGCAAAATCATTCCTGCCCGCATCACCGGTACCAAAGCAGGTTATCAACGTCAACTGTCTGTTGCGGTTAAACGCGCCCGTTTCCTGGCGCTGTTGCCCTACACCGACCAACATAAATAA
- the earP gene encoding elongation factor P maturation arginine rhamnosyltransferase EarP: MKPFENPSQFTCWLFCNVIDNYGDIGVSWRLARALHNELGWRVCLWVDDETALSALCPGLPPLPCTFHNIAIQRWQAGVYAEGASAAPPPQIVIETFACNLAPNVLDIMLKTRPLWLNWEYLSAEASNERLHALPSLQSNGLQKYFWFMGFSENSGGLLREYDYARSSTPDNALRKQWLLPEKTAPEWLLFGYHSPIWTEWLRMWQQAGKPICLLLAGKQIIESLKADAAIPQNALMHHGDVFQTACVTLVNMPFVPQSDFDRLLHLADGLIIRGEDSFVRAQYAAKPFFWHIYPQDEMAHFDKLHAFWQRVYPTFPEAVQSAHQALSDELNGGPALTAAARLAAWKVLQTHWHAWQKSSTDWQQNLFAQTSATEKLAKFIQGKLE, from the coding sequence ATGAAGCCGTTTGAAAACCCTTCTCAATTTACCTGCTGGCTGTTTTGCAATGTCATCGACAATTACGGCGACATCGGCGTATCGTGGCGCCTGGCCCGCGCCCTGCACAATGAGTTGGGCTGGCGGGTGTGCTTGTGGGTAGATGATGAAACCGCCTTGAGCGCACTGTGCCCCGGCTTGCCGCCCCTGCCCTGCACTTTCCACAATATTGCCATACAGCGCTGGCAGGCAGGTGTATATGCCGAAGGCGCGTCTGCAGCCCCACCACCGCAAATCGTTATCGAAACCTTTGCCTGCAATTTAGCGCCGAATGTGCTCGACATTATGCTGAAAACCCGGCCTTTATGGTTGAATTGGGAATATCTCAGCGCCGAAGCCAGCAACGAACGTCTGCACGCACTGCCTTCACTGCAAAGCAACGGCTTGCAGAAATATTTCTGGTTTATGGGTTTCAGTGAAAACAGCGGCGGCCTCTTGCGCGAATATGATTATGCCCGAAGCAGCACGCCCGATAATGCCTTGAGAAAGCAATGGCTGCTGCCTGAGAAAACCGCCCCCGAATGGCTGCTGTTCGGCTACCACAGCCCGATATGGACCGAATGGCTGCGCATGTGGCAACAGGCCGGTAAGCCTATTTGCCTGCTGTTGGCAGGCAAACAGATTATTGAGAGCCTCAAAGCCGATGCTGCTATTCCCCAAAACGCGTTGATGCACCACGGCGATGTGTTTCAGACGGCATGTGTTACTTTAGTCAACATGCCTTTTGTGCCCCAAAGCGATTTCGACCGCCTGCTGCACCTGGCCGACGGGCTGATTATCCGCGGCGAAGACAGCTTCGTGCGCGCCCAATATGCAGCCAAACCTTTTTTCTGGCACATTTATCCGCAAGACGAGATGGCGCATTTTGACAAACTGCATGCCTTTTGGCAGCGCGTCTACCCCACCTTTCCCGAGGCTGTGCAAAGTGCCCACCAAGCCCTCTCCGACGAACTGAACGGCGGCCCCGCCCTGACCGCTGCGGCGCGGCTTGCTGCTTGGAAGGTGCTGCAAACACACTGGCACGCGTGGCAAAAAAGCAGCACCGATTGGCAGCAAAACCTGTTTGCCCAAACTTCCGCTACCGAAAAACTAGCCAAATTTATACAAGGTAAGTTAGAATAG